A section of the Drosophila willistoni isolate 14030-0811.24 chromosome XR unlocalized genomic scaffold, UCI_dwil_1.1 Seg106, whole genome shotgun sequence genome encodes:
- the LOC124460599 gene encoding uncharacterized protein LOC124460599 gives MERYEIITCLQFYIESLRQLHNRFSFEDEELQKMKSLHFLNPATILNNSLKAKLPSIAHLGQMFPGLCSQDMTELDREWRLLRNMNFPFKEEEAVPPDVFWRYVSNVKNGNSTHMFPILTELTQNLLVLPHSSANVECLFSEINLIKTNNRNKLNTETLKGLLHTKSGLKENLEPSDT, from the exons atgGAACGATATGAAATCATCACCTGCCTTCAATTTTATATTGAAAGTTTAAGGCAACTACATAATCGGTTTTCCTTTGAGGATGAGGAGCtgcagaaaatgaaaagtttaCACTTCTTAAATCCAGCGACAATACTCAACAATAGTTTGAAAGCAAAGCTACCATCAATTGCACATTTGGGGCAAATGTTTCCAG GATTGTGTTCACAAGATATGACGGAGCTAGACCGCGAATGGCGACTTCTCCGGAACATGAACTTTCCCTTCAAAGAGGAGGAAGCGGTACCGCCAGACGTCTTTTGGCGTTATGTTTCAAACGTAAAAAACGGAAATTCAACCCACATGTTTCCCATCTTGACGGAGTTAACCCAaaatttgcttgttttgcCACATAGCAGTGCTAATGTTGAGTGTTTATTTtcagaaattaatttaattaagacaaataacagaaacaaattaaacacGGAGACTTTAAAAGGATTGCTTCACACCAAAAGTGGATTAAAGGAAAACTTGGAGCCTTCTGACacctaa